The Bubalus bubalis isolate 160015118507 breed Murrah chromosome 2, NDDB_SH_1, whole genome shotgun sequence genome includes the window CCCACCCTCATGGGAGAGGGTGGGCTAGGAGAGAACGTTCCCAGGCTGGTGGGTAGAGGGGGGGAAGCTGGGTGCCTGTGCCCTTTCCATTGACCCTGTGACCCCTGCCCTCTCTCCAGGTGTCTGCAGGCTCACCCCACCCTGCGGTAGGCAGTCTCACTGTGAAAGCGCCCCTGTCCAGAAGCTCTGGGTTTCTGTCCATTGAGTGGCAGAATCCTCGACCTCTTAAAGTCGGAGAGACACTTAACCTAAACCTGCAAGCCGTGGGCAACAGTGGGAGCTTCTCCTACTTCTACTACATGGTGCGCATGAGGGGCCACAGcgggagatggggtgggagggtctCAAGAGGAAGGAGCCCTCAGGGTGGGTGGCGGCCTCAGGGCATGGGATGGGCAGTGAGGAGCAGCCTGCTGTCCTCCAGATCGTGTCCCGGGGCCAGATCGTGTCTGTACAtcgagagcccaggagccacctgACCTCCATCTCCGTGTTTGTGGACCATCACCTGGTGCCCTCCTTCCACCTCGTGGCCTTCTACTATCACGGGGGCGTCCCGGTGGCCAACTCCCTGCGAGTGGATGTCCAGGCTGGAGGCTGTGAGGGGAAGGTAACTGGCATCGGAAGAGAtggggtgtgtgcgtgtgctggGAGGATTAAGAGAGAAGACTGCATGACTGCAAACGGGGTGATTTAGTTCAGGGTGCACTGAGGATGCACAAGACTGAGCGAGTTCTCCCCACCCCGACTGCCCCCCACCTGCCACCTCTGCCAGCTGGAGCTGAACGTGGACAGTTCCAAGGCGTATCGTCCTGGGGACACTGTGAAACTCAACCTGAAAACAGAGTCTCGAGCCCTGGTGGCCCTGGGAGCTGTGGACACGGCCCTGTATGCTGTGGGTGGCAAGTCCCACAAACCCCTCGACATGGTCAAGGTTGGTCAGGTCCTCTCTCTGATCCTCCCTTCCCTCTGAGGCTCATCCTCCTGCTGCCCAAACCCCAGGCCAGCCACTAGAACTCACTCAGCTGGACTGCTGCCACTCCTCCCTCGAGCCTTGGCCCCGGTGGCCTCTGTTTCcgctctctgtgtctctctcgtACTTGTCTGGACCCTGCCCTCTCACCTACAGCTGAGTATGTGATTGTGGCCACAGCCACTCTCGTCTCGGCAGCATCTGTGCCTTTTCTCGCAAGGTCTTTGAAGCTATGAACAGCTATGACCTTGGCTGTGGTCCCGGCGGTGGAGACACTGCTCCTCAAGTGTTCAAGGCAGCTGGTCTGGCCTTTTCTGATGGAGACCATCGGACTGAAATCAGAAAGAGTGAggacagaggaggaaggggagtggGTCGTGGGAGGGTAAGTAGGAAGGAGGGGCCTGAAGTGGAAAGACAGGAagaggaggggtgggaagggctgggctgggaggggagactcagaggggagggggaggccctGCACCCTCCTGCTGACTGCAGTCCTGCTCTCTACCAGGTCTGAGCTGTCCCAAGGAGTCAAAGTctaggaaaaagagaaatgtgaACTTCCAAAAGGCGATTCATGAGAAGTGTGAGTTGAGGGTGCCCATGTAattctctagggcttccctggtggctcagatggtaaagaatctgcctgcaatgcacgagacccaggtttgatccccgagttggaaagatcccctcaagaagggaatggctaccggctccagtattcttgcctggagaattccatgggctgaggagcctggtgggctacagtctatgggtctcagagttggacacacctgagtgactaaggCATATGCAGGGCCCAAGGCTCGGGATGCACGTCTGCCCGTTGGCTCCTCTGCTCTTGATTGAGTCCGTGCATGGTGTCCGGGCTAGTAATCCAGACACCACAGTTCTGGGGTGAAAGTGAGTGGGGGGAGGTGCTCTGCTTGGACCACCCTCAAGTTCCTGGTCTCTCGGGGTGAGTCCTGGTACATCTAGAGGTCGGGTTGGGGATGAGGCGTGCCTCACGCTCACCCTCACCTGGTCCTGCAGTGGGCCAGTACACTTCCCCCGTCGCTAAGCGCTGCTGCCAGGACGGGCTGACGCGGCTGCCCATGCAGCGCACCTGTGAGAAGCGGGCAGCCCGGGTGCAGCAGCCGGCCTGCCGCGAGCCCTTCCTGTCCTGCTGCCAGTTTGCTGAGAGCCTGCGTAAGAAGGCCCGGACCAGGGGCCAGGTGGGCCTGGCCCGAGGTGAGGGGCTGGGTGTCCGGGGCACTGGCCGGGGCCCCTGGAGGGTCAGGACGGCCCCCTCCTCACCACCCTCCACGGTGTGCCCCCACAGCCATGGAGCTCCTGCAGGAGGAGGACCTGATCGAAGAGGATGACATCCCCGTGCGCAGCTTCTTCCCCGAGAACTGGCTTTGGAAAGTGGAAGAAGTGGACCGCTTCTCCCAGTGAGGGCGCGTGCGGGGCCTGGCCTTGTCTCTGGGCTGAGTCTGGGGCCTGCCCAGCGTGTGACCCAGTTTCTCACCTTTCCCACCGCAGATTGCGACTGCTGCTCCCGGACTCTCTGACCACGTGGGAGATCCATGGCGTGAGCCTGTCCAAAAGCACAGGTGCGGTCACCCTGCCTGGGCCCCTGGCCTCCCTTTTCCATGCTCCCTTGTCTGAGGCTCCCTGCTTGGTCCTTAGCTCTTGGTACAGGAAGGAGGGGCAGAGACCTGGAGATGTCTGCATGCCGAGCATGGGGCCTGAAGCCAGAGAGCAGCGGCAGGCAGGGGATGGGTGGGAAGTGGGGGGACCAGGGGCGGGTCCTGCCCCTCACTGCTGGGCTCCCCTGGGTGTGATGCCCCCAGGCCTCTCGTATGTGCCCTTGATCCATCAGGCTTGTGTGTGGCCACCCCGGCCCGCCTCCGAGTGTTCCGTGAATTCCACATGCATCTGCGCCTGCCGGTCTCTGTCCGCCGCTTTGAGCAGCTCGAGCTGCGGCCTGTCCTCTACAACTACCTGGATAGCGATCTGACCGTGAGGCCCCTTGGGGGCTGAGCGCACAGTGGTGTTGGGGGactggggcaggagagggtggggagccTAACTGGGTTGGGACTCTGGCCCTCCCCGTCTTCCTGCCCTCAGGTGAGCGTCCACGTGTCCCCAGTGGAGGGGCTGTGCCTGGCCGGGGGTGGAGGGCTCGCCCAGCAGGTGCAGGTGCCCGCGGGCTCTGCCCGGCCCGTTGGCTTCTCTGTGGTGCCCATCGCAGCTGCTGCCGTGTCCCTGAAGGTGGTGGCTCGAGGATCCTTAGATTTCCCTGTGGGGGATGCAATATCTAAGATTCTACAAGTCGAGGTGAATGGAACACCCTTGAATCTAGGTCCCTAGCTCCCAGATTCATCCCCTGCTCTGGCCCTCTCCCTGCAATTGGGCTGAGGCCACCCCCAAAACCCAATGCTTTGGTCCATTGCACTTTCCACAATCCTGGCCCCACTGTGTCCCTGAAGTTCCAACTGCAAGTCCTGAGGAGTGTGCACTGGGAGGGACAGGCTGTAGCCTGTGTGATCTCTCACAGCTCCGTTTCCCCTCCACAGAGAGAAGGGGCCCTTCACAGGGAGGAGATGGTCTATGAACTCAACCCCCTGGGTGAGTGACCTCCACTCAAAGACAGCAGTGTCCTGGAgatgggagggggcagagggcgTGGGCAGCAGGACAGACCGCTGACTCCCCTCATCTTCCCAGACCCCCGAGGCCGGACCTTGGAAATTCCTGGCAACTCTGATCCCAATATTATCCCTGAAGGAGATTTCAAGAGTTTCGTCAGAGTCACAGGTGGGTGTGTCCTCCAGTCCCTTCCCGGGGGTCTCTCTTGGATTCATGGGAAACCTGGGCATTTCTGTTGATCCCAAGACTCCATGACCCTCCGACCCTGGCCCCCTGACCTGCTCTCTGACCCTTCATCCTGTCCCTCCCCATAGCCTCGGATCCACTGGAAGCATTGGGCTCTGAGGGGGCCTTGTCACCAGGAGGCCTGGCCTCCCTCCTGAGGCTTCCCCAAGGCTGCGCGGAGCAAACCATGACCCTGTTGGCTCCAACACTGGCTGCTTCCCGCTACCTGGATAAGACTGAGCAGTGGAGCATGCTGCCCCCTGAGACCAAGGATCGCGCTGTGGATCTCATCCAGAAAGGTTCTGAGTGCAGCGGCAAGCAGGAGTCGGGGCCAGGGGAGGGCAATTAATGGAAGCTGGGCAGCCCTGGTGGTTAGAGCAGGGAAGAGAGATGCGGTCCCCCGTGGAAATGGGGAGCATGGCCTGGCCACAGCAGTAGGGGAGTGGGTGTGACCTCAGCCACCTTTCCTCTCCAAGGCTACACACGGATCCAGGAGTTTCGAAAAAGAGATGGTTCCTACGGGGCTTGGTTACATCGGGACAGTAGCACCTGGTGAGTTTGGGGGAGTGTCCTGGGTGTATGGAAGGGGCCAGGGCTGGTGGGGGCAGAGCCAGCTACTATGGGAGGGTAAATAGCCAGGAGCCACCAGGAGTGGGGCCTCCCCCTTATCGGGACCAGTGGCTATCCCCAGCAATGCCTTCATCTCCTCTAGGCTCACGGCCTTTGTGCTGAAGATACTGAGTTTGGCCCAGGATCAGGTGGGCGGCTCTGCTGAAAAGCTGCAGGAGACGGCCACGTGGCTGCTGTCGCAGCAACGGGATGATGGCTCATTCCACGAGCCCTGTCCTGTTATCCACAGGGAAATGCAGGTATGGGGCTGGGACGCTGGGCCAAGGGCATAGGAAGGAAGAGTAGCCCTACCTCTCCTCACTCATGGTTGGTGCCTCCTTTTCTGCCCACTTCAACCAGGGAGGCTTAGTGGGAAGTGATGAGACTGTGGCGCTCACGGCCTTCGTGGTCATCGCTCTTCACCACGGGCTGGCGGTCCTCCCAGACAAGCATTCTGAGCACTTGAGGAGAGTGGTAAGGCAGCTATGTGTCTGCCCTTTGCTAATCTGCTTTCCCTCAGGAGCCCAGTGCACAGACCTTCCCTCCAATTTCTACCAGGAAAATTCCATCTCAAGAGCAAACACCTTCTTGGGTGCGAAAGCAACCTCTGGTCTCCTGGGTTCCCATGCCTCTGCCATCACGGCCTACGCCCTGTCACTGACCGAGGCCTCCGAGGACCTGCGGAGAGTTGCCCACAACAACCTGATGGCCATGGCCAACGACATCGGTGGTGAGTGGGTCCTGGCAGTGGTCCTGAGGCTTGGGAGAGCTTGAGACCCCTGAGCATGTCCAAAGGGAGATACGGAATGAATGGAGGCCCTCGGAGGGAATCAGAGCATAAGTAGGGGTGACTGGGAAATGAGGAGAGACTAAAGGGGGAGCGTCAAAGGGTCAGACGACTAAGATCCTCCCCTGTTCACCTGTGGGTCTCCTTTCACTCCAGATAAGCTGTACTGGGGCTCAGTCACCACTTCTCCAAGCAACGTCCTGTCACCCACTCCGGCTCCACACAGCCCAGCAGACCCCATTCCCCAGGCCCCGGCCATGTCGATTGAAACCACAGCCTACGGCCTGCTACACCTGCTGCTATGGGAGGGCAAGGCTGAGTTGGCCGACCAGGCTGCATCCTGGCTGACCCGCCAGGGCAGCTTCCAAGGGGGATTCCGCAGCACCCAGGTAGGGGCTGTCCTGGGGTTCTAGGGTGGCTGGTCCTGAGACCGAGTACCTGAGTCCTGGCCCATTTGCCCCAGGACACTGTTATGGCTCTGGACGCCCTGTCTGCATACTGGATTGCGTCCCACACCGCCGAGGAGAAGGGGCTCAATGTGACCCTGAGCTCCTTGGGCCGCAGTGGGCTCAAGTCCCATGTGTTGCAGCTGACCAACCACCAAGTCCAcaggctggaggaggagctgcagGTGAACCGTGCCCTCACCTGGGTGACCGGGACACCTGGGCCTCCCTTGGCCAGGCCAGAAGCCatcccctcttccccacccctgctGAATCCCCACAGCCCCTCTTTCTGATAACTGTGGGAAGACTTACTGGCTCTGTGAGCTGTAGCAAGTCACCCAACCTCTGAGCTTCATTTATCTGATCTGAAAATGATCCATGCAGAATCTACAGTGGGTTTAGGAGATGGTGGAGAGAGAATGCAGGTGAAGGTAGAAAGTGTTGAaaagagaggtggggagaggaggtggagTTATTTTGGTGGAGGAGATAAGTTGAAGCAACAGTGTGCCCTTCTGACATCTCTTTCCCTTTTGTGCTTGTGAAAGTTTTCCCTGGGAAGCAAGATTAACGTGGAGGTGAGAGGAAACAGCAAAGGAACCTTGAAGGTGAGAGCTGGTGGCACTGGGCAGGCAGGCCCATCAGGGTGAAGCTGGGGTGTTGAGTGGGAGACCTGCGGGCAGAG containing:
- the LOC102402713 gene encoding complement C4 isoform X2, with amino-acid sequence MRLLWGLIWASCFFALSLQKPRLLLFSPSVVRIGVPLSVAVKLQDAPSGQVVRGSVFLRNPSHVNELCSPKVDFSLSSDRDFILLNIPIPQEQARVCFLHLLRRAPEVQLMVQSSWLRDSLSKQTDMQGVNLLFSSRRGHLFLQTDQPVYNPGQRVRYRVFALDQKMRPATDILTVMVENSQGFRVQKREVVAPSSIFQDSFLIPDISEPGTWKISARFSDSLDSNSSTQFEVKKYVLPNFEVKIIPENPYILTTPGFLSDIQMIIQARYIYGKPVQGVAYVRFGLLGEDGEKTFLRGLESQTKLVDGQCQISLQKAEFQGVLEKLNISTDDLPGLRLYVAAAVIESPGGEMEEAELTSWRFVSSPFSLDLSKTKQQLIPGVPFLLQALVRDMSGSPASGIPVKVSAKLFSGSTSKNQDLERNTDGSGQVIVSIGVPRTISEVQLSVSAGSPHPAVGSLTVKAPLSRSSGFLSIEWQNPRPLKVGETLNLNLQAVGNSGSFSYFYYMIVSRGQIVSVHREPRSHLTSISVFVDHHLVPSFHLVAFYYHGGVPVANSLRVDVQAGGCEGKLELNVDSSKAYRPGDTVKLNLKTESRALVALGAVDTALYAVGGKSHKPLDMVKVFEAMNSYDLGCGPGGGDTAPQVFKAAGLAFSDGDHRTEIRKSLSCPKESKSRKKRNVNFQKAIHEKLGQYTSPVAKRCCQDGLTRLPMQRTCEKRAARVQQPACREPFLSCCQFAESLRKKARTRGQVGLARAMELLQEEDLIEEDDIPVRSFFPENWLWKVEEVDRFSQLRLLLPDSLTTWEIHGVSLSKSTGLCVATPARLRVFREFHMHLRLPVSVRRFEQLELRPVLYNYLDSDLTVSVHVSPVEGLCLAGGGGLAQQVQVPAGSARPVGFSVVPIAAAAVSLKVVARGSLDFPVGDAISKILQVEREGALHREEMVYELNPLDPRGRTLEIPGNSDPNIIPEGDFKSFVRVTASDPLEALGSEGALSPGGLASLLRLPQGCAEQTMTLLAPTLAASRYLDKTEQWSMLPPETKDRAVDLIQKGYTRIQEFRKRDGSYGAWLHRDSSTWLTAFVLKILSLAQDQVGGSAEKLQETATWLLSQQRDDGSFHEPCPVIHREMQGGLVGSDETVALTAFVVIALHHGLAVLPDKHSEHLRRVENSISRANTFLGAKATSGLLGSHASAITAYALSLTEASEDLRRVAHNNLMAMANDIGDKLYWGSVTTSPSNVLSPTPAPHSPADPIPQAPAMSIETTAYGLLHLLLWEGKAELADQAASWLTRQGSFQGGFRSTQDTVMALDALSAYWIASHTAEEKGLNVTLSSLGRSGLKSHVLQLTNHQVHRLEEELQFSLGSKINVEVRGNSKGTLKVLRSYNVMDMTNTTCQDLQIEVTVMGHVEYTMEAEEDYEDYEYEDSPAGDDPEAHSRPVTPLQLFDGRRNRRRREAPKAAEERESRVQYTVCIWRAGKVGLSGMAIADITLLSGFHALRADLEKLTSLSDRYVSHFETEGPHVLLYFDSVPTSRECVGFGAVQEVPVGLVQPASAVLYDYYNPEHKCSVFYGAPRKSKFLSTLCSADVCQCAEGKCPRQRRALERGQQDVEGYRMKFACYSPRVDYGFQVKVLREDSRAAFRLFETRISQVLHFTKDARATTDQTRNFLVRASCRLQLEPGKEYLIMGLDGATYDLKGDPQYLLDSNSWIEEMPSERMCQSTRHRTPCAQLNSFLQEYGTQGCQV
- the LOC102402713 gene encoding complement C4-A isoform X1, which codes for MRLLWGLIWASCFFALSLQKPRLLLFSPSVVRIGVPLSVAVKLQDAPSGQVVRGSVFLRNPSHVNELCSPKVDFSLSSDRDFILLNIPIPQEQARVCFLHLLRRAPEVQLMVQSSWLRDSLSKQTDMQGVNLLFSSRRGHLFLQTDQPVYNPGQRVRYRVFALDQKMRPATDILTVMVENSQGFRVQKREVVAPSSIFQDSFLIPDISEPGTWKISARFSDSLDSNSSTQFEVKKYVLPNFEVKIIPENPYILTTPGFLSDIQMIIQARYIYGKPVQGVAYVRFGLLGEDGEKTFLRGLESQTKLVDGQCQISLQKAEFQGVLEKLNISTDDLPGLRLYVAAAVIESPGGEMEEAELTSWRFVSSPFSLDLSKTKQQLIPGVPFLLQALVRDMSGSPASGIPVKVSAKLFSGSTSKNQDLERNTDGSGQVIVSIGVPRTISEVQLSVSAGSPHPAVGSLTVKAPLSRSSGFLSIEWQNPRPLKVGETLNLNLQAVGNSGSFSYFYYMIVSRGQIVSVHREPRSHLTSISVFVDHHLVPSFHLVAFYYHGGVPVANSLRVDVQAGGCEGKLELNVDSSKAYRPGDTVKLNLKTESRALVALGAVDTALYAVGGKSHKPLDMVKVFEAMNSYDLGCGPGGGDTAPQVFKAAGLAFSDGDHRTEIRKSLSCPKESKSRKKRNVNFQKAIHEKLGQYTSPVAKRCCQDGLTRLPMQRTCEKRAARVQQPACREPFLSCCQFAESLRKKARTRGQVGLARAMELLQEEDLIEEDDIPVRSFFPENWLWKVEEVDRFSQLRLLLPDSLTTWEIHGVSLSKSTGLCVATPARLRVFREFHMHLRLPVSVRRFEQLELRPVLYNYLDSDLTVSVHVSPVEGLCLAGGGGLAQQVQVPAGSARPVGFSVVPIAAAAVSLKVVARGSLDFPVGDAISKILQVEREGALHREEMVYELNPLDPRGRTLEIPGNSDPNIIPEGDFKSFVRVTASDPLEALGSEGALSPGGLASLLRLPQGCAEQTMTLLAPTLAASRYLDKTEQWSMLPPETKDRAVDLIQKGYTRIQEFRKRDGSYGAWLHRDSSTWLTAFVLKILSLAQDQVGGSAEKLQETATWLLSQQRDDGSFHEPCPVIHREMQGGLVGSDETVALTAFVVIALHHGLAVLPDKHSEHLRRVENSISRANTFLGAKATSGLLGSHASAITAYALSLTEASEDLRRVAHNNLMAMANDIGDKLYWGSVTTSPSNVLSPTPAPHSPADPIPQAPAMSIETTAYGLLHLLLWEGKAELADQAASWLTRQGSFQGGFRSTQDTVMALDALSAYWIASHTAEEKGLNVTLSSLGRSGLKSHVLQLTNHQVHRLEEELQFSLGSKINVEVRGNSKGTLKVLRSYNVMDMTNTTCQDLQIEVTVMGHVEYTMEAEEDYEDYEYEDSPAGDDPEAHSRPVTPLQLFDGRRNRRRREAPKAAEERESRVQYTVCIWRAGKVGLSGMAIADITLLSGFHALRADLEKLTSLSDRYVSHFETEGPHVLLYFDSVPTSRECVGFGAVQEVPVGLVQPASAVLYDYYNPEHKCSVFYGAPRKSKFLSTLCSADVCQCAEGKCPRQRRALERGQQDVEGYRMKFACYSPRVDYGFQVKVLREDSRAAFRLFETRISQVLHFTPSICWTRTAGSRRCPLSACARAPAIGHPVPSSTVSSRSMAHRAARCEGALPPSAGEAGAAKDGAWTPAMPGTLTRALGKTRDSIKAFGSKVSVCISRTETNVPTTCSRFSGAQARVGII